Genomic DNA from Pseudomonadota bacterium:
GGTCGCAGGCACAGCGCACGCGCGATCTCGAGACGCTGGCGCTGCCCCCCGCTGAAGTTGGCGCCTCCCTCCTCGACTGGGCTCTCGTAGCCTCCCGGACGGGCGGAGATGTCGTCGTGGATGCACGCGTCGCGAGCCGCCTCCTGAACCTGCTGCAAGGGAACATCGGCGTCCCACATGGTGATGTTGTCGCGAACCGTTCCCTCGAAGAGGAAGAGCTCCTGATCTACGAACGCCACCGATCCGGTCACACTGAGGCGGGCGTGCTCCGCGCGCGGCCGGCCATCGAAGCGCACCTCTCCTTCCCACGGCGCGTAGAGACCCGCGACGATGCGGGAGAGGGTCGACTTCCCGCAGCCCGATCCGCCCACCAGCGCCACCCGTGAACCCGGTTCGAGGCGCAGCGAGAAGCCGCTCACCAGCGGTGGCTGGAGACGGTTGTACCCGAAGGTGACGTCGCGCAGCTCGAGGCTTCCCTCGAGGCGGACGGCTGCAGCCCCTGGGGCCCCCTCGCGCGCGGGGTCTACGGGGAAGGCGAGAACATCGTCGAGACGTTGCAGATTGCCCTCCATCTCCTGAAGACGGGCGCCCAGCGAAGTGATGTCGGCAAAGGGACCGCTGAAGCTGGCCATCAGGCTCTGAAACGCCACGAGCATGCCGACGGTCATCTCTCCCTGCATCACGCGCATCCCGCCGATCCCCAGAATGGTGACGATGTTCAGCGACGAGAGCAGCGGCGCGATGAATCCAAGGAAGCGATCGAGGTCTCCAAGAGTACGTGCACTGTTGACCACATTGGCCTGATGGCCCGCCCACCGGGCGAAGAGATCGCTCTCTGAACCGCTTGCCTTCACCGTCTCAATGATCTGTAGACCTCCGAGAGAGGTGGCAAAGAGCTTCCCCTGCTCCTGCAGCAGCCGCCGGTTGGCATCGACGCGCATCCGTGAGACCACCCGCAGCGCCAACACGTTGACACAGGCGATACCGATGCCGATGACGGTGAGCAGCGGATCATAGCCCATCATGAGGACGGCGTAGAAGAGCACCGTCACCAGGCTCAGGAACGTCGTGGCCAGACGTCCGGTGAGCAGCTCGGCCACGTCATCGTTGATGGCCACGCGATTGGCCACCTCGCCCCCATATCGCTGAGAGAAGAACTCCATCGGTAGGCGCAGCACATGCCAGAGAAATGTGCTCGAGGCGCTCACCGACATGCGCGTCTGCAGACGCGCGAGGCAGCCCTGCTGCAACGCGGTGAGCGCCGCGCGCAGGAGCGCCGTGAGGCCCATGCCCAGCAGAAGCGGAACGAGCCACTCACCGTGCTCCCCGACGAGGACCACGTCGACGAAGGTTCGTGCAAAAGCGGGAACGAGAAGCCCCGGCACGACCAGCAGCAGCCCCGCCATCACAGCGTATGCCAGGTCGACGCGGCTGCCATGCAGCCGAGATGCGAGCGAGGACAGGAGCTTCGAGGGCTGCCCCCCGGGAACGAAGGCCTCGGTCTTCTCGAACGTGAGCACGACCCCCGTGAACGACTGGTCGAACTCCTCGAGCGACACCGTTCGGGGCCCGGTCGCCGGATCGTTGAGATAGACCCGATCCCGGGCGAAGCCCTCCACCACGACAAAATGGTTGAAGTTCCAGAACACGATCAGGGGCAGCGGCAGCCCGTGGAGCTCATGCGGCTCCTTCTTCCAGCCGTCGGCCTTCAGGCCGTACCGGCGCGCCACGCGCACCAGGCTCGATGCCTTGCTGCCATCTCGCGACACCCCGCACTCGGCACGGAGCCCCTCGAGCGGCACGAAGCGCCC
This window encodes:
- a CDS encoding NHLP family bacteriocin export ABC transporter peptidase/permease/ATPase subunit — protein: MTVSSPPPGGAAPAPRRRRVGTPTVLQMEAVECGAACLAMVLGAFGRFVPLEGLRAECGVSRDGSKASSLVRVARRYGLKADGWKKEPHELHGLPLPLIVFWNFNHFVVVEGFARDRVYLNDPATGPRTVSLEEFDQSFTGVVLTFEKTEAFVPGGQPSKLLSSLASRLHGSRVDLAYAVMAGLLLVVPGLLVPAFARTFVDVVLVGEHGEWLVPLLLGMGLTALLRAALTALQQGCLARLQTRMSVSASSTFLWHVLRLPMEFFSQRYGGEVANRVAINDDVAELLTGRLATTFLSLVTVLFYAVLMMGYDPLLTVIGIGIACVNVLALRVVSRMRVDANRRLLQEQGKLFATSLGGLQIIETVKASGSESDLFARWAGHQANVVNSARTLGDLDRFLGFIAPLLSSLNIVTILGIGGMRVMQGEMTVGMLVAFQSLMASFSGPFADITSLGARLQEMEGNLQRLDDVLAFPVDPAREGAPGAAAVRLEGSLELRDVTFGYNRLQPPLVSGFSLRLEPGSRVALVGGSGCGKSTLSRIVAGLYAPWEGEVRFDGRPRAEHARLSVTGSVAFVDQELFLFEGTVRDNITMWDADVPLQQVQEAARDACIHDDISARPGGYESPVEEGGANFSGGQRQRLEIARALCLRPSVLVLDEATSALDAITEKRIDDNLRRRGCTCVIVAHRLSTIRDCDEIIVLDAGSVAQRGTHDALMAVDGPYRRLCASDLQPEELA